TCCTGTCTGTTTATACACAATGGATGATGTGATGTCAGAAATAATGCTGTCCGTAAAGCCTGAGAATCTTTTTGAACAGACGGAACCATTAGAATCTGAAATGATACCTATGTATATCCTGACAAACCAGAATAAAGTAAATGGCGCCGGGGTTCTGGCAAGAGACGGCGTACTGGATAAAATCGGCGAGCTGCTTGGTTCTGATTTTTATGTCCTCCCATCATCGACCCATGAAGTTATCCTTGTGCCGGATAACGGGAATATGCAGACTAAAGAACTGGAGGATATGGTAAAAGAAGTGAATGCTACCCAGGTGCCGCCAGAGGATTTACTTTCTGATAAGGTGCAGTATTATGACCGGGCAGCAAAAACCCTGGGACGAAAACAGGAAAAAGGACTATTGGAACGTCTTTCCGAAAATAAAGCACAGGTACAGGAAAGAGAGGCAAAAGCACCAAAAGAAAGACAGAAAACCAAACAGGAACCGAGCTTATAAGGGGCAGCGGCTATGCTGCCTTTTCTAATTCAAAGAAATGGAGGTTACAGGAATGAAGTTAGTAATTGCGGAAAAGCCCTCCGTCGCCATGTCGCTGGCGGCGGTTCTGGGTGCGAATGAGAAAAAAGACGGCTACATGGAGGGCGGGGGTTATCTGGTAAGCTGGTGCGTGGGACACCTTCTGGAACTGGCGCAGCCGGAGGCTTATGGGGAACGGTATGCCAGATGGCGTTATGGTGATCTGCCGATTCTGCCGGAAACATGGAAATATGAAGTGCCGAAGGATAAGAAAAAGCAGCTTGACCTTCTTTGCCGGCTGATGAAAGACAAACGGGTGGATTCCGTGGTATGCGCTACGGACGCCGGACGGGAGGGCGAACTGATCTTCCGTCTGGTCTATGAACACGCCGGATGTAAGAAACCGATGGAACGTCTCTGGATTTCCAGTATGGAGGATGCGGCAATCCGTGACGGGTTTGAGCACCTGCGTCCTGGCAGCGACTACGATAAGCTCTATGACGCGGCGGTCTGCCGGGCCGGGGCTGACTGGCTGATCGGTATTAACGCCACCCGGCTTTTCTCTGTCCTGTATGGCGTCACGCTGAATGTGGGGCGCGTCATGTCGCCCACGCTGGCCCTTCTGGTACAGCGGGAGGCAGATATTCGGGCATTTACGAGCAAGCCCTTCTATGTGCCGGAGATCACCTGCGGCGGCTTTACTGCCTCTGGGGAAAAGCTGTCCGGGAAAAATGAAGCTGAAAAAATCTGTATGGACTGTGACGGGCAGGGTGCTTTAGTGCTATCCGTGGAGAAGCAGGTCAAGACGGTGCAGCCGCCCCGCCTGTATGACCTGACAACTTTGCAGCGGGAATGTAACCGCATTTATGGCTATACGGCACAGCAGACCCTTGATTATGTGCAATCCCTCTATGAGAAAAAACTGGCGACCTATCCCCGGACGGACAGCCAGTATCTGACTGAGGACATGCAGGCAACCGCCGCCTCCCTGGTTCTCTGGCTGCGGGATTATATGCCCTTTGGAAAAGGCTGCACAGGGGAACCTGATATTGACCGCGTAACGGACGGCAGCAAAGTCACCGACCATCACGCGATTATCCCTACGGTGGAGGTTGCCCGGACGGATTTATCGGAGCTGCCTTCCGGGGAGCGGGATGTACTGACGCTGATTGCCGCAAGGCTGCTTTCTGCCACGGCCCAGGCGCACCGGTTCGAGGCGGTGACGGCGGTCCTGGACTGCCGGGGTAATTCCTTTACAGCAAAAGGGAAAACCGTATTGCAGGCCGGATGGAAGGAAGTGGAACGCCTCTACCGCATGGGATTGAAACAATCCAAACCGGAGGATGACGAGAGTACGGATGCTTCCCTTCCCATGCTGCAGGAGGGGCAGGTTTTTGAAACGGTCTCTGCCAGCGTCCGGGAGGGCAGAACCTCCCCGCCGAAACACTATACGGAGGATTCCCTTCTGGCAGCAATGGAGACCGCCGGAGCCGGGGATATGCCGGAGGATACCGAGCGTAAAGGATTAGGCACCCCGGCCACTCGTGCGGCTACACTGGAAAAACTGGTCTCTGCCGGATTTGTGGATCGGAAAAAAAAGCAGCTTATTCCAACGGAAAAAGGTACGAACCTGATCCTGGTCCTGCCGGACAATATCAAATCGCCTACGCTCACCGCAGAATGGGAATCCATGTTGAAGCAGGTAGAACGCGGCGAGCTGGCTGCAGAATCCTTTATGGGGCAGATTGCGGATATGAGCCGGACGCTGGTAAAGGAACATACCGCCCCGGAGGAACGCTTTTCCGGCCTCTTCCCGGATGCAAAAAGAAACGGAGGTGAGGCTGTCGGCACCTGCCCCCGCTGCGGCGGAACCGTATATGAGGGTAAAAAAGGATTCTTTTGTGATAACCGGGACTGTGCTTTTGCGCTGTGGAAAGACAATAAATTCTTTTCCGGCAAGAAAAAATCCATAACAAAATCCGTGGCGGCGGCCCTTCTGAAAGAGGGCCGCGTTTCCATGTCCGGGCTTTACAGCGAAAAGACGGGAAAGACCTATGACGCGGTGGTGCTGCTGGATGATACGGGCGGAAAATATGTGAATTTCAAGCTGGAATTTCCGGCTAAGAAAGGCAGAAAGAAATGACCGGGCAGCCCTCACGGGAATTAACAAGACAGGAACGGGCAGCAATCCGAAGGCTGGTAACAGACCTTTGCGCTAACCATGACAATCAGGATAGGCTCTGCCTCCCCTTAGACTGCCCCTGTTATATGCTGCAAAAATGGTGGACCGGCTCTTTCTGCCGATACTTCCGGGAGGCGGTGCTGCCGGTGGACCCGGCGCTAGAATCTGCCATTACCGGCGAGGACACTTCCCTGAAACAGAAAACATGCCCGGTTTGTGGGAAAGCCTATCTGCCTACTACCAGCCAGGCGTATTGTTCGGATTCCTGCCGCACCTTTGCCAGACGGAAATCCGAGCGGGAACGCAAGCGCCGGATCAGAAAAAATTAAAGGTAATATGTCCGCAACTTAACCAAAATGAGGCTTGATTTTCAAGGCTTTCGGGACCCGGTTTGAGGGGTGGCTGTATTAGAATACTCTGACGCCCCGAAACAGGTCTAAGTTGCGGACAAATAAACAAACGGGAGGGATGCAGATAGAAAAGACAGCGATTACAAAAGAGCTTATGCGGATTGATACCAGGAGGCAGATGATTGATATACAGCAGATTGATAACCGGCGCTTTATGTATAACCCCAAAACCGGCATATTGGTCTTAGGTTATCAGTATGCAGCTACAAGTACAATGGTTTCCAGCCATGCCAACGAACTGGCCGACGCCGGGATTACAAAAGGCTATGACAATTTTGTCCGGGGCTGGATCGGCACTGGCGGGGACTACCCCAAAGGGGTGATCCACTTTGCCCCCTGTGTAGATAAGAGAAATATCACGCTGTTTGACCGGGCTTTTGACACACTGAAAATGTTTCAGGAAAACGGCGCGCTGGCGGGCACGGTGGTCCGTGGCTTCGGGGAAAACTGGGAGCAGCCGTTATCCGATATTTTTACGGATATGCGGGAACCGGGGCAGAAACCCTCTGTCCGCAGGCAGCTAAAAAAACAGCCGGAGGCAAAAGCCACCCGGCAGAAAACCAATCATCAACAGGAACGATAGGAGGCGATTTTTTGAATATCAATACGATCACAATCGATGACCTGCGGCACATGGAGGGCAAAGACGGCCTGATCTTACAGGGCTGCGGCGGGGATTTGAAGGAATGGGTGGACGGGATCAATGAGATGTTCACCGAAGCGGGCATTTTGAAGGATGGCAGTAAATTTGAGGGTGTTTCCACTTTCCAGTATGGGGAGCTTACCTGTCTGCTCTATCCTTTTGAGAATGTGAAGCTGGACATTGGGAAACTTGCCATGTGGCGATTGCAGACCCATGAAGTCTATGGCGGCACATGGCTGTCGGACTTTGTGCCGAATTATTTAGGCGGTTTTATCGGGGAGCCTTCGCCGGAGCCGGAAAAACCGGATTGTCCGCTGATCGGAGCAGATGGGAACATTTTTAATCTGCTGGGTATTGCTTCCCGTACTTTGCGGGAGCATGGTTTGAAAGAACAGGCAAAAGAAATGTCTGATCGGGTATTTGCTTCCGGCAGTTATGGAGAAGCGCTCTGTATCATTGGCGAATATGTCAACATCACAGATTCCGAACCGGAGCATAAGAATTCTCTCCGTCAGCAGCTAAAAGCAACAAAACCGGCAGACCCGGTAAAAAAGCAACAAACTTCCAAACAGCAGGAACGATAAGGAGGGATGCGGAATGGAAAAGAAACGGACCTATGGTGTATGGGCAGTACGAAGCAGCACTTCTATTTTCGGACCGGCACAAAGCTGGTGCAAGGAAAATGGAAAACCGTTGGAGTTTGATACCAAAGCTGCTGCTGAAAACTATGCAAAGGAAGCCAACGAGCATACGACAGCAAATGTCCGATACTATGTGAAAGAAAAAGAACCGGAGCCCGGTGCTGTTCGGAAAGGAACATCTCAACCGGAGCTGGATGCACGCAGCCATGAAGAAGTGATACCAAGAAATGATGCAGCGGAAAAACAAAATGAGATTCCGGGCAGACAGATTCCTTCTCAAACAGATCCGCTGGTAGAAATCCGCTCTGCGGTTCATAGTAATTACGCGGGTATGGTCGCTATGCTGGGTGCGGACAACCGTGTGTATTTGGGGCATGAGGAACGCTGCCATTACCAGGATATGCAGCCATCTTACTATGACAATCAGGACGGTTCCCTGTGTTTTGTCTGTGATCAGCCCGATATGTATTATTTTCTTTATGGAGAAGGCTGGGCGCATACCCAGGCGGAAATGCTGGAACGAGGACTCACCCTGCACCAGTACGAAGAATTTGCGAGACTGCAAAATGGCGTCCTTGCACAGTTTACCACCCAAAGAGAAATCCTGTTCGCCGGGCAGCCCTTCCAGCCGCCGGAGAGCTATCTGCGTAATGCGGAACTCTACGAGGAAGGACAGACCGGAAACTATAATATGCTGGATGGCCGGCTGAATAATGAGCCGCCGGAACGCCCTGACTTAACGGACGGCCAGACCTATGAGGAAATCCGGGAGCTTGCACCGGAGACTTTGCCGGAGGAAAAACCTTCCCTGATGGAGCGGCTGAAAGCGGAACGCCCGGAGCATGAGGCGAAACAGGCAGCGCCGCCTGTGCCGGAAAGGGAACGCTGATGGGCGCGGTAAAATTTGAGGGCGTGGATGTGCTGGACTTTTTAGGGAAGGTTGTAGAGCTGCACACGCAGCATTATAAGGACGATTTTGATATTGACAAGGAACTGATACAAAATCTTGCGGCTTGCAGAAATGGAGAAAATGAACAGCTTTTATGGATGTCCAGGACCTGCGGCACTTACTGTTTATGGGAAAGGGATGTTTACCTGCAGGACAGCCACGAAAATAAGGTGTGGCGGTTTTACCATGAGCAGACGAAAGATTCTATCCTGGCGTATGCAATCCAACTGGACGGCATACAGGACGGGAAAGTCACCGGCTGTATCTGGCCTCTCGATTATCACGCCCATGTGGAACGGGTCAAGCTGCTGTCCTGTGCGATTGAAAAAGTATCAGTATTGTTCCAGGATGGTACACAGGCGGTATTCCCCTATGATTCCTATATACAGCAGATTAACATGTTTAAGGCAGAGCATGGAACTTCCAAATGTGTGACCTGGCTGCCGGAAAGTGAGCGGGAATTACAAACAATCCTGCGGCGGGAGCACGTTAAGCGGGATTACCATGCAAAGCCCGGTGATATTCAGGAATATATGGATAGCCTGAAAAAGAGCACACTGCGGGGGAAACTGAAAGAGGTGCAGGCGGTAGCCGCTTTCACCCGGAAACCGCCTTCCCATAAAAAGGAGCCTGAACGATGAAGGCCGGGCATAACAAAAAATCCGTCCGTGTCGAATTTGTCATGTCCGAACCGGAGGCCGAACTGGTAAAAGAACGCATGGCGGAACTTGGCATTACCAACCTCTCCGCATATCTGCGCAAGATGGCGGTGGACGGTTATATCATCCATCTGGATATGAGCGACATTCAGGAAATGATACGGCTCCTTCGCATTTGCTCCAATAACCTGAACCAGTACACCCGGCGTGCCAATGAGACCGGCAGTATTTACGCTGCCGACGTGGACGATCTGCGCACACGCCTGGACAGTTTATGGGATGGCATGGATAAGCTGCTGCGGGGATTTGCGAACATTTCGTAAACAGGAAAAAAACGCCGTTGCTTTCCGGCAACCGGCACGGTAGAATTTTGATAGAGGGACAATATGTTTCTCTTTGAAAGGAGGCGGGCGTATGCGTCTGATTGGTAAATTACTGGCACTTCCCTTTGTACTGGTTACGGGGATTCTCTATCTGGTGTGTAAATTCCTGGTGGTCGTTTCCGGCGCTGTGCTGGGGATTCTATCGGGGATCGTATTTCTGGCGGCGCTGGCGCTGTTCTTTGCAGCCGGGTTCTGGCCGGGGCTTTCATGGCTGGTGATCGCGTTCCTGATCAGCCCCTACGGTCTGCCAATGGCGGCGGCCTGGCTGGTGGGGATCATCGGAGGCGCAAACAGCGCGTTAAAGGATTTCGTATTTGGTTAAACAGTTTCGGCGGGGCTCATTGGCAGCCCCGCCCTTTTTCTATAATTATGGCTGTCTGCTATGGCAGCTTTTTGATTGGAGGGATTTGATTGAAAGATACAACGCCAATTTATTTTCATTCTGCCACCTATGCGCATGAGCATGGGGAGCTGGATCAGTACCGTGCTTCCCACAAGGCAAACATTGCGTGTAAAGAGGCAATCGAACAGGCCATTGCGGACAACTACCGGGATAACCGTTTAGGCCCCGCATGTGTGCAGCAGGTCTTACAACAATTTGATCCTGGCCGGATTTTCTATGTCCTTGCCAACACGGTCCGGCAGAAAGAACATGACGGGCGAATTTCCCGTGATAACAAAGCCTGGGCGCAGACAATCCCGGTCTGTGAAGATAAGGACGGTTTCGGATATGACAGGAATGTTTCCTTTGTGGTAGACCGTAGCCATCCAGGACTAATGGATTTATTTCTTACCCAAGCCAGAGACATTGCAAAGGAGGATTTCAAGATGAATCAAGAGTTTACGAGCCGTAACCAAGTGGAGTTTATACGTCAGACCTACCCACCGAATACCCGGATTTTGTTGCAGCATATGGATGATCCCTATGCCCCGGTGCCCGCTGGCACCCGTGGAACTGTCAAGTATGTGGATGACATAGGCCAGATTGGGGTTGCCTGGGACAATGGACGCAGCCTTTCACTGATTCCCGGTATGGACACATATCGGAAACTGACCCAACAGGAGCTTACTCAGGAACAAGGTGAAAAGCCTTCCATACATGACAGTCTGGGCAAACATGCCGGGCAGCAGGCGGCTCACAGCGACAAACCGAAAATGAAAAAAGAACAGACACGATAACAGAGCCGGTTTTACAGTAAGGGGGTGATGGGATGGCGACCACACGGCTCATGCCGCTGCATGTCGGTAAAGGCCGGGATGTTTCCACGGCGATTGCAGACATCATTGACTACGTAGAGAATCCGCAGAAAACCGATTTTGGAAAATTCATTTATGGTTATGAGTGTGACACCCGAACCGCCGATGCGGAGTTTCTTTTATCCAAACGGCAGTATGCGAACCTGACCGGACGTAACCGGGGCGCGGATGATGTGATTGCCTACCATCTCCGGCAGGCGTTCAAGCCCGGCGAGGTCACGCCAGAAGAAGCGAACCAGATCGGGCGGGAGCTGGCACTAAAACTGACGAAGGAAAACCATGCTTTTGTTGTCTGCACCCATGTGGATAAACACCATGTCCATAACCACATCATCATAAATTCTACCACGCTGGACTGTCAGAAAAAATTCCGCAACTTCTGGGGTTCCACCTGGGCGATCCGGCGCATGAATGACAAGCTGTGCCTGGAGCATGGGCTTTCCATTGTAGAGAATCCGAAGCCCAGCCGCAACCACTACGGCACATGGATGGGAAGTCAGAAACAGCCTTCCCATCAGGAGCAGCTACGCTGGGCCATCGATGCTGCCCTGGAGGAAAAGCCGAAGGACTTTGAAGAACTTTTGAAGAAGCTGGAGGCGGCCGGGATCGAAGTCAACCGGGAGCGGAAGTACCTCCGTTTTCGCCTGTCACCGGAAGATAGATATACCCGGTGTGATACGCTAAAGGGCGACTATACCGAGCAGGCCATCAGAGAACGGATCGCCGGCATCCGGACGGTGAAACCGCGCCGTATCTCTCCCCAAAAGCCAGTTTCCAAAGTCGGACTGCTGGTGGACATTGAGGCGGCGGTCCGTTCCGGCAAAGGGCCGGGGTATGAACGCTGGGCGAAGGTGTTCAACTTAAAGCAGCTTTCCCAGGCGGTAATCTATCTCAAAGAGCATGGCGATATGAGCTATGAGGATTTGCAGAAAAAATCAGATGCCGCTACCGCCAGCTTCAATGCGCTGTCGGTACAGATCAAGGAACTGGAATCACAGATGGCCGCCAACGGGGAGCTGCAGAAACAGATCGTAAATTATGCCAAGACGCGGGCGGCCTATGTGGAGTACCGGAAAGCCGGGTACAGCAAAAAATTCCGTGCGGTGCATGAGACGGAAATCCTTCTGCACCAGGCGGCGAAGAAACACTTTGACGAGGTTGGGATTACAAAGCTGCCCTCCGTCAAATCTCTGCGTGAGGAATATGCCGGACTTCTGGAACAGAAACGGAAAGCCTATTCTTCTTACAAACAGGCCAGAGCCGATATGAAGGAGCTTTATAATATCCGGGCAAATGTGGAGCATTTGCTGGACATTCCTACCGGACGGGAACCGCAGAAGGAATCGCAGAAGTCGCGGCAATAGTTTTCCTTCTGCTTTCGGTTTTCAGCGTTCCAACGGAACGCGCAGCCATCACCGCAGGTGATGATCTCAGGGGTTTGGGGATATGTCACCAACAAGCATTTTGGCAGGAATACCGGAAACGGATTCCTGCCAAAATACGCAATCTTACGGAAGATTGCATTGCTTGCCAGTAGTTTTAAGAGTCTTTGGCAGAGGATCTGTTTACAGTTGCCGCATTGATAAACCTTTGATAACTGCCTATAATAGAGTTATTATTTTGAACTGCTATAACAGAGAAATGCAAAAAATTAAAATTTTCCGCCCGTTGTAACATTTCGCGGACATTTGGGGTTTACAATGGCCTTATCAAATATGGAGGTGATACAACTATGACATGGCCTTTTGAGAATGACACCAGCGCCATTGTAAAAAAATTAGCAGACCGAAGCATGAAAGCGGATAAAAGACGCAATGCGTTTATTATCATAACGATTGCTTTTGCAGTTAGTTTGATGATGGTATTAGCACTATATAATCTCGGAACAGACCGTGAAAATAGGCTTTATCTGCAAGGACGCTACCAGAGCAGCTTTATTAACAGTACCAGTGCCGTCTTTGAAAAACTGGAACATAACAACCAGATTGAAGCAGTCGGCAAAGAGGCTGCAATGGGAACGAGCCGTATCAATGACTACACTTTGGATGTGTATTACAGAGATCAAAATGCACTTGAACTAAAAGGCGTTACTGACTTGCTGGGAAAAATGCCGGAGGCAGAAAATGAAATCATTGTGGAACAGTCCTATTTGGAGCATTTAGGGCTGCCGGTTCAACTGGATCAAACCGTTACACTGGATATGCCTTTTGGAGAAAATCAGACATATCATGTTTGCGGCATTATTCAAAGCAGTAATGCGTCCCGTATTTATCAAGTCATTGTATCGGATGGCTTATATAGCCGGTATGGAAAAGCAAACTGTTACGATCTTTTGGTTCGCGTGAAAAATACCGAAAATATGGACAGCGAAACTTTGAAACTGCTGATAAACGAAATTGCGGAACAAAGCGGTGTACCTGAACAGTATGTTATGTATAGCTCTACCTACTTTGGATTGGCAGAAGAAAAATCCACGCAGGAGCTATTGGTGATTATCGGAGCAAGCAGTTTAATTGTACTGGCCTGTTCTTTGGTTATTTACAGCCTGTTCTACATTTCTGTTATCGGGAAAACACATGAATATGGCAGACTGCGTGTGCTGGGGGCTACATCGGTTCAGATCAAGCGTATCGTGCGAAAAGAAAGTTTTTTGTTATCCTGTGCTGCAATTCCTATCGGCGTTGT
This is a stretch of genomic DNA from Marvinbryantia formatexigens DSM 14469. It encodes these proteins:
- a CDS encoding DNA topoisomerase 3, whose product is MKLVIAEKPSVAMSLAAVLGANEKKDGYMEGGGYLVSWCVGHLLELAQPEAYGERYARWRYGDLPILPETWKYEVPKDKKKQLDLLCRLMKDKRVDSVVCATDAGREGELIFRLVYEHAGCKKPMERLWISSMEDAAIRDGFEHLRPGSDYDKLYDAAVCRAGADWLIGINATRLFSVLYGVTLNVGRVMSPTLALLVQREADIRAFTSKPFYVPEITCGGFTASGEKLSGKNEAEKICMDCDGQGALVLSVEKQVKTVQPPRLYDLTTLQRECNRIYGYTAQQTLDYVQSLYEKKLATYPRTDSQYLTEDMQATAASLVLWLRDYMPFGKGCTGEPDIDRVTDGSKVTDHHAIIPTVEVARTDLSELPSGERDVLTLIAARLLSATAQAHRFEAVTAVLDCRGNSFTAKGKTVLQAGWKEVERLYRMGLKQSKPEDDESTDASLPMLQEGQVFETVSASVREGRTSPPKHYTEDSLLAAMETAGAGDMPEDTERKGLGTPATRAATLEKLVSAGFVDRKKKQLIPTEKGTNLILVLPDNIKSPTLTAEWESMLKQVERGELAAESFMGQIADMSRTLVKEHTAPEERFSGLFPDAKRNGGEAVGTCPRCGGTVYEGKKGFFCDNRDCAFALWKDNKFFSGKKKSITKSVAAALLKEGRVSMSGLYSEKTGKTYDAVVLLDDTGGKYVNFKLEFPAKKGRKK
- a CDS encoding cysteine-rich VLP protein, producing the protein MTGQPSRELTRQERAAIRRLVTDLCANHDNQDRLCLPLDCPCYMLQKWWTGSFCRYFREAVLPVDPALESAITGEDTSLKQKTCPVCGKAYLPTTSQAYCSDSCRTFARRKSERERKRRIRKN
- a CDS encoding DUF4316 domain-containing protein, with translation MEKKRTYGVWAVRSSTSIFGPAQSWCKENGKPLEFDTKAAAENYAKEANEHTTANVRYYVKEKEPEPGAVRKGTSQPELDARSHEEVIPRNDAAEKQNEIPGRQIPSQTDPLVEIRSAVHSNYAGMVAMLGADNRVYLGHEERCHYQDMQPSYYDNQDGSLCFVCDQPDMYYFLYGEGWAHTQAEMLERGLTLHQYEEFARLQNGVLAQFTTQREILFAGQPFQPPESYLRNAELYEEGQTGNYNMLDGRLNNEPPERPDLTDGQTYEEIRELAPETLPEEKPSLMERLKAERPEHEAKQAAPPVPERER
- a CDS encoding plasmid mobilization protein, coding for MKAGHNKKSVRVEFVMSEPEAELVKERMAELGITNLSAYLRKMAVDGYIIHLDMSDIQEMIRLLRICSNNLNQYTRRANETGSIYAADVDDLRTRLDSLWDGMDKLLRGFANIS
- a CDS encoding CD1845 family protein, producing MRLIGKLLALPFVLVTGILYLVCKFLVVVSGAVLGILSGIVFLAALALFFAAGFWPGLSWLVIAFLISPYGLPMAAAWLVGIIGGANSALKDFVFG
- a CDS encoding DUF3849 domain-containing protein, producing the protein MKDTTPIYFHSATYAHEHGELDQYRASHKANIACKEAIEQAIADNYRDNRLGPACVQQVLQQFDPGRIFYVLANTVRQKEHDGRISRDNKAWAQTIPVCEDKDGFGYDRNVSFVVDRSHPGLMDLFLTQARDIAKEDFKMNQEFTSRNQVEFIRQTYPPNTRILLQHMDDPYAPVPAGTRGTVKYVDDIGQIGVAWDNGRSLSLIPGMDTYRKLTQQELTQEQGEKPSIHDSLGKHAGQQAAHSDKPKMKKEQTR
- a CDS encoding relaxase/mobilization nuclease domain-containing protein; its protein translation is MATTRLMPLHVGKGRDVSTAIADIIDYVENPQKTDFGKFIYGYECDTRTADAEFLLSKRQYANLTGRNRGADDVIAYHLRQAFKPGEVTPEEANQIGRELALKLTKENHAFVVCTHVDKHHVHNHIIINSTTLDCQKKFRNFWGSTWAIRRMNDKLCLEHGLSIVENPKPSRNHYGTWMGSQKQPSHQEQLRWAIDAALEEKPKDFEELLKKLEAAGIEVNRERKYLRFRLSPEDRYTRCDTLKGDYTEQAIRERIAGIRTVKPRRISPQKPVSKVGLLVDIEAAVRSGKGPGYERWAKVFNLKQLSQAVIYLKEHGDMSYEDLQKKSDAATASFNALSVQIKELESQMAANGELQKQIVNYAKTRAAYVEYRKAGYSKKFRAVHETEILLHQAAKKHFDEVGITKLPSVKSLREEYAGLLEQKRKAYSSYKQARADMKELYNIRANVEHLLDIPTGREPQKESQKSRQ